Proteins from one Acropora muricata isolate sample 2 chromosome 9, ASM3666990v1, whole genome shotgun sequence genomic window:
- the LOC136929685 gene encoding cyclic GMP-AMP synthase-like receptor: MALRNSKGDEFVLRNTGTIPELPLMFQRRGTLSSLGNWSRQQYCRPTDPWDDWELKYSNATELSFADLNFVKEHLHEDRTVKKDEKEEVSESRYVDLAENDDGCKLLHPYDFSYATAIMDESDLVFEKKTKKDTSRFAVANNNLACTDPNVFTSRHVNDSSEPEELKRELFGSEVLNDKEDLTLRGDSGCESPHAARKDNKLRVWSQDSKEKFEKWTDARAQLIVEEGESNQQTLHMKDQKNTQENTLDELEVFLMELSESEASLCKSLEAEKIKDDVEKMISHVCNNLKAYRMFRDCTLLKTGSTYEGVKIGKPDEFDFMIVLPALADDSIMQFSQNNYLQWHLAFYKILNKGFFSDLFSQTVREDHATEVEGEIMEDEFMASVRDQVRSNIQEQLKSGQLLSPGWEFVEIPTMYAFTLPRMAVTPILKWTGDEFKDLYISIDLSFAIPLKKIPLWTFGRELFLQSCQTLSVSKEVSYDVLLPESDQVSYVLIRDSTRCRFSFSCQEQDIMNRCGDHAGEKRCFRLAKCLRDFLIDQTFDPDLQQLKSPISTYWLKTIMYYQLKKHENDPQAWSFGHLGNRVLEIFQVLHLCLVSSKLQSYFIPGYNLLFLKDVQVAASKVQEVIDFLSGLKNGQVTRQYMRQQMDAKKKANEDLLYRERREHLMNLFYLYAYNDYHSEDLQTIKTSFIKRFLPDKMEVLGEGKNLRLVEAGSSVDIDRELENIYGENFSYFR, translated from the coding sequence ATGGCTCTAAGAAATTCCAAAGGTGATGAATTTGTGCTGCGTAACACTGGAACGATTCCAGAACTCCCGTTAATGTTCCAAAGAAGAGGCACACTATCTTCCTTAGGGAATTGGTCCAGGCAACAATATTGCAGACCAACAGATCCATGGGATGATTGGGAACTTAAGTATAGTAATGCAACAGAATTATCATTTGCAGACCTTAACTTTGTCAAAGAACACCTGCATGAGGATAGAACAGTGAAGAAGGACGAGAAGGAGGAGGTTAGCGAAAGTCGTTATGTAGATTTGGCGGAGAACGACGATGGCTGTAAATTATTACACCCTTATGACTTTTCTTATGCCACGGCGATCATGGATGAATCTGATCTAGTCTttgaaaagaaaaccaaaaaagatACCAGCCGTTTTGCAGTGGCGAACAATAACCTTGCATGTACCGATCCGAATGTTTTCACAAGCCGTCATGTAAATGATTCGAGTGAACCAGAAGAGTTAAAGAGAGAGCTGTTTGGCTCCGAGGTTCTGAACGATAAGGAGGATCTTACTTTGAGAGGTGACAGTGGATGTGAATCACCACATGCGGCCAGGAAAGATAACAAACTGAGAGTATGGTCACAGGATTCTAAAGAAAAGTTCGAAAAATGGACTGATGCTAGAGCTCAGTTAATTGTTGAAGAGGGTGAATCAAATCAGCAAACTTTGCATATGAAGGATcaaaagaacactcaagaaaataCTCTTGACGAATTAGAAGTTTTTTTGATGGAGCTTAGCGAATCCGAGGCATCCTTGTGTAAATCTCTCGAAGCTGAGAAAATTAAAGATGATGTGGAGAAAATGATTTCGCATGTATGCAACAACTTGAAAGCATACAGAATGTTTCGCGACTGCACGCTCCTAAAAACCGGAAGCACATATGAAGGAGTTAAAATCGGAAAACCCGATGAATTTGATTTTATGATAGTGTTACCTGCCTTAGCGGACGATAGTATCATGCagttttcacaaaataattatttacagtgGCATTTAGCGTTTTACAAAATACTGAACAAGGGTTTCTTTAGCGACCTCTTTTCACAGACTGTGCGGGAAGACCATGCAACTGAAGTAGAAGGTGAAATAATGGAGGACGAGTTTATGGCAAGTGTAAGAGACCAGGTGAGAAGCAACATCCAAGAACAGCTTAAGAGTGGACAGCTTCTATCACCTGGATGGGAATTTGTAGAAATTCCGACCATGTATGCGTTCACTTTGCCACGCATGGCAGTAACCCCTATCCTGAAATGGACAGGCGATGAATTCAAAGATTTATACATCAGCATCGATTTATCATTTGCCATTCCTCTGAAAAAGATCCCGTTATGGACATTTGGGAGGGAATTATTTCTGCAGAGTTGCCAAACTCTTTCGGTCTCAAAGGAAGTAAGTTATGACGTGTTATTACCAGAAAGTGATCAAGTATCATATGTTTTGATCAGGGATAGTACACGCTGTCGGTTCTCATTCTCCTGTCAAGAGCAAGATATTATGAATCGATGTGGCGACCATGCTGGAGAGAAGCGTTGCTTTCGTCTTGCAAAGTGTCTGCGAGATTTCTTGATAGATCAAACCTTTGATCCCGATCTACAGCAACTAAAATCTCCGATTTCAACTTACTGGCTTAAAACTATTATGTACTACCAGCTTAAAAAGCACGAAAATGATCCTCAGGCTTGGTCTTTTGGACACTTGGGAAACAGAGTCCTTGAGATTTTCCAGGTGCTTCATCTTTGTCTTGTTTCGTCTAAACTTCAAAGCTATTTTATTCCAGGATATAATCTGTTATTCCTCAAAGATGTCCAAGTAGCTGCATCTAAAGTTCAGGAAGTTATAGACTTTCTCAGTGGCCTCAAAAATGGCCAAGTGACACGACAGTATATGAGGCAACAAATGGACGCCAAGAAGAAAGCAAATGAAGATCTTCTTTATAGAGAAAGACGGGAACATCTCATGAATTTGTTCTATCTGTATGCTTACAATGACTACCACTCAGAGGACCTTCAGACTATAAAGACTTCTTTCATAAAACGATTTCTTCCCGACAAAATGGAAGTTTTAGGTGAGGGTAAAAATCTCCGCTTAGTCGAGGCTGGATCTTCAGTTGACATTGATAGGGAATTAGAAAACATTTATGgtgaaaatttttcatatttcagaTAA